A single window of Desulfovibrio inopinatus DSM 10711 DNA harbors:
- the sctQ gene encoding type III secretion system cytoplasmic ring protein SctQ — protein sequence MRFLPTGTSYTAFVPLAMLENVAAWRTQFFASGGRFFFQLGDASHMLAFQPCQTKACDQDALVYAKVRLGGVELEVALDKQGWLNLLTSLLPTGISLEDVDAFPPAITAALAETALDGMLSVIEQATGLQAEITTVNMGRSDDVEGAEPLSGCPVELLPFELCRQDNPDDSGAVMLRGELQIPCDATPIFDALAGLGASSRFSPLTPLEVLNLDTLVFPLAVVLGRVRLGLTEVRDLGPGDLVLPDVFYPYSGDQAQVTVAGRLALPVSWCDTTITILDTTMTDISDENSDKLSQEAYDANEDESTNSEGQDTQPEASDDTTSDAVPTSNAGQLDDLPVDITLELDAQRVTLGQLKSLRPGMILQTQKSLKNPITLKANGKAVAVGELVDIEGRAAVRILRVGKTKMKG from the coding sequence CGACGCGTCGCATATGTTGGCGTTCCAACCTTGTCAAACGAAAGCATGTGACCAAGATGCCCTAGTATACGCCAAAGTACGGCTAGGAGGAGTAGAACTGGAAGTTGCTCTGGACAAGCAGGGGTGGCTTAATCTTCTCACTTCGCTCCTCCCCACGGGGATTTCGCTGGAGGACGTCGATGCCTTTCCTCCAGCTATAACCGCAGCGCTGGCCGAGACGGCGCTCGACGGCATGCTTTCCGTCATTGAGCAGGCCACTGGCTTGCAAGCCGAGATCACAACTGTGAACATGGGAAGAAGCGACGACGTAGAAGGGGCAGAACCCTTATCCGGATGCCCAGTCGAATTGTTGCCATTTGAGCTTTGTCGCCAGGATAATCCTGATGATTCAGGGGCGGTGATGCTTCGTGGCGAGCTGCAAATTCCTTGCGATGCAACACCGATTTTCGATGCGCTGGCCGGGCTGGGAGCATCAAGTCGGTTTAGCCCATTAACGCCGCTTGAAGTTTTGAATCTTGACACACTGGTGTTTCCACTTGCTGTTGTTCTAGGACGCGTGCGGCTGGGCTTAACCGAAGTTCGAGATTTGGGGCCTGGTGATCTTGTACTGCCAGATGTCTTCTACCCTTATTCGGGAGATCAGGCCCAGGTGACAGTGGCTGGACGTTTGGCCCTGCCTGTTTCATGGTGCGATACGACAATAACCATCTTGGATACGACTATGACCGACATTTCCGATGAGAATTCTGACAAGCTGAGTCAGGAAGCATATGACGCGAATGAAGACGAAAGTACGAATTCAGAGGGGCAGGACACGCAACCCGAGGCGAGCGATGACACCACTTCGGATGCTGTACCAACGTCGAACGCTGGCCAGCTGGACGATCTACCCGTGGACATCACACTGGAGTTGGACGCTCAACGTGTGACTTTAGGACAGTTGAAGTCGCTACGGCCTGGCATGATATTGCAGACGCAAAAGAGCCTGAAAAATCCCATCACCCTCAAAGCCAATGGCAAGGCCGTGGCCGTGGGCGAGCTGGTGGACATTGAGGGCCGGGCAGCCGTTCGTATCTTGCGCGTGGGGAAAACAAAGATGAAAGGCTAA
- the sctT gene encoding type III secretion system export apparatus subunit SctT, with protein MEISQELITVLHRLVLVSVLGMARMVPIFSMVPYLGGKLVNQVVRNAMMLGLVLFIFPAISVSVPENANFSWHVLGLAVKEVCIGLLIGFELSLFFWAVEGAGKVLDSQRELMSAGTQDPISGEQTSPLGSLLLHVAVVYFVMAGGLMSFLTMLFDSYRVWPVYSFFPAFDGSAFGDFLAGQLHLLFEILIVVAAPLSIMFFLSDFGLGLVARVASQLNVFQVSMALKSGLASAILIVYMFSVYFHICAKVAKEYKLPTILTEALK; from the coding sequence ATGGAGATATCCCAAGAACTCATTACCGTGTTGCATCGGCTGGTGTTAGTGAGTGTGTTGGGCATGGCGCGTATGGTACCCATCTTTTCGATGGTTCCATACCTGGGCGGCAAGCTGGTTAATCAAGTTGTGCGTAATGCCATGATGCTGGGATTGGTACTCTTCATATTCCCGGCCATATCCGTCTCGGTTCCGGAAAACGCGAACTTTTCCTGGCATGTGCTGGGGTTGGCTGTCAAAGAAGTATGCATTGGATTGCTGATTGGATTTGAGCTGTCACTCTTTTTCTGGGCCGTGGAAGGCGCAGGCAAGGTGTTGGACAGCCAAAGGGAGCTGATGAGCGCCGGGACGCAAGACCCCATTTCCGGTGAGCAGACCAGCCCATTAGGAAGTCTACTGTTACACGTGGCGGTTGTGTATTTTGTCATGGCCGGTGGGTTGATGTCGTTTCTTACCATGCTTTTTGATAGTTACCGCGTGTGGCCTGTCTATTCTTTTTTCCCTGCGTTTGACGGCTCGGCGTTCGGCGACTTTCTCGCCGGCCAGTTACATCTTCTCTTTGAAATTTTGATCGTCGTGGCTGCGCCATTGTCTATCATGTTTTTTCTCTCTGATTTCGGCCTGGGGCTGGTGGCGAGGGTGGCTTCGCAATTGAATGTATTTCAAGTCTCTATGGCACTGAAGTCCGGCTTAGCGTCGGCGATTCTCATTGTCTACATGTTCTCGGTCTATTTTCATATCTGTGCCAAAGTGGCGAAGGAATACAAGCTTCCAACAATTCTGACGGAGGCGCTGAAATGA
- the sctR gene encoding type III secretion system export apparatus subunit SctR, which yields MSVFDLGPVTVIVVLSVLALLPFIAVMTTSYVKLTVVLSLLRNALGTQGVPSNLVVNAFAIVLTLFIMAPIFSETIDLVEQNAPQEFTGVESVRGLFEKSKGPFQEFLYKFTSLETRTFFYRAAHKLWPKKHVEGLGKDAFSILIPSFLVCELKRAFEIGLLLYLPFVVLDLVIANILMAMGMMMVQPSTISMPFKLLLFVTLDGWTLVTQGLILSYQ from the coding sequence ATGTCAGTATTCGATCTTGGACCGGTAACCGTTATTGTCGTGCTTTCCGTGTTGGCGTTGTTGCCGTTTATTGCGGTCATGACGACTAGTTATGTAAAGCTGACGGTGGTGCTGTCGTTGTTGCGCAACGCTTTGGGGACGCAAGGGGTACCGTCAAACTTGGTGGTCAACGCATTCGCTATTGTTCTGACTCTGTTCATCATGGCCCCTATTTTTTCAGAAACGATTGATTTGGTGGAACAGAATGCGCCTCAAGAGTTCACCGGTGTGGAGTCCGTTCGGGGATTATTCGAAAAATCAAAAGGACCGTTTCAAGAATTTTTATACAAGTTTACTTCGTTGGAGACGCGCACGTTTTTCTACCGAGCGGCACATAAATTGTGGCCAAAGAAGCATGTGGAGGGATTGGGCAAGGATGCATTTTCCATTCTTATCCCCTCGTTCCTGGTCTGTGAACTCAAACGGGCGTTTGAGATTGGGTTGTTGCTTTATCTGCCATTTGTGGTGCTGGATTTGGTCATCGCGAATATCCTGATGGCCATGGGCATGATGATGGTACAACCATCGACCATTTCTATGCCCTTTAAATTGCTTTTGTTTGTCACGCTGGATGGCTGGACGCTGGTCACGCAGGGCCTCATCCTGAGTTATCAGTAA
- the sctS gene encoding type III secretion system export apparatus subunit SctS encodes MEFYGVHATTQAMTLTLWLSMPPIIVAIIVGLCVSLILALTQIQEQTLSFGVKLVAVTLSLIGTAMYLGDDLYQFAHHMFIIFPEVTR; translated from the coding sequence ATGGAATTTTATGGAGTGCATGCAACCACGCAGGCCATGACGTTAACGTTGTGGCTATCCATGCCGCCTATTATCGTCGCTATCATTGTGGGGTTGTGCGTGAGTCTCATTTTGGCGTTGACGCAAATTCAGGAGCAGACTCTGAGTTTCGGCGTCAAACTCGTAGCGGTTACCTTGTCGCTTATCGGTACGGCTATGTACCTGGGAGACGACCTCTACCAATTCGCGCACCACATGTTCATTATTTTTCCAGAAGTTACCCGCTAA